A single region of the Nocardioides aquaticus genome encodes:
- a CDS encoding type IV toxin-antitoxin system AbiEi family antitoxin domain-containing protein has translation MTGMDEEGLAHLLRWVQDGVVSRRQLFDLGAEPHDLRRWLRRGRFTPVHPGVYVEHNGPTTWDQRAWAAVLLHEPCALTRESALPRPPDRAPVQVAIGLRRSVRAVPGVVAHRTAHWEDRVRPGSCPPRLRIEEAAVEAALHEPDPGRAYRLLAEATWSRQTDARTIAATLGRRRGGANHALLAGMLDDLALGACSVLEREYLHRVERAHGLPCAERQVGATAVGRVQRDVEYRRFAVVVELDGRAFHESPQAFDQDLGRDLATAALRHGSDRVTLRVGWGQVLRDACSTAGHVGDVLRSRGWEGTLRRCPQCPRPVGS, from the coding sequence ATGACCGGGATGGACGAGGAGGGGCTCGCCCATCTGCTCCGCTGGGTGCAGGACGGGGTCGTGTCCCGCCGCCAGCTGTTCGACCTGGGCGCCGAGCCCCATGACCTGCGGCGGTGGCTCAGGCGCGGGCGCTTCACGCCGGTCCACCCCGGGGTCTACGTCGAGCACAACGGCCCGACCACCTGGGACCAGCGCGCCTGGGCGGCGGTCCTGCTCCACGAGCCGTGCGCCCTGACGCGGGAGTCGGCCCTGCCCCGACCACCGGACCGGGCGCCGGTCCAGGTCGCCATCGGGCTCCGCCGCAGCGTGCGCGCCGTGCCCGGGGTGGTGGCCCACCGCACCGCACACTGGGAGGACCGCGTCCGGCCGGGGTCGTGCCCTCCTCGCCTGCGCATCGAGGAGGCAGCGGTCGAGGCCGCCCTCCACGAACCGGACCCGGGCCGTGCGTACCGGCTGCTGGCCGAGGCGACGTGGTCCCGGCAGACCGATGCGAGGACGATCGCGGCCACGCTGGGCCGGCGCCGTGGCGGGGCCAACCACGCGCTGCTGGCGGGCATGCTCGACGACCTCGCGCTCGGAGCGTGCTCGGTGCTGGAGCGCGAGTACCTGCACCGCGTCGAGCGGGCGCACGGTCTCCCCTGCGCCGAGCGGCAGGTGGGGGCGACGGCCGTGGGACGCGTGCAGCGTGACGTCGAGTACCGGCGGTTCGCCGTCGTCGTGGAGCTGGACGGGCGGGCGTTCCACGAGTCGCCGCAGGCGTTCGACCAGGACCTCGGCCGCGACCTGGCCACAGCGGCGCTCCGCCACGGCTCGGACCGCGTCACGCTCCGGGTGGGGTGGGGCCAGGTGCTGCGCGACGCCTGCAGCACGGCGGGTCACGTCGGCGACGTCCTGCGGTCCAGGGGCTGGGAGGGGACCCTGCGGCGCTGCCCGCAGTGCCCGCGGCCCGTCGGGTCGTGA